The genomic window gtTTAACTGCTACCTGCAAAATTGTCTCTATGAAGGGGACAAGCTTCACCCTCAGCAATTTTACAAACCTCAGAAACAGATAACTGGCCCTACGGCTTACATTAATATTTGGATGATGTATACCTCTATCATCGAGAAATGCAGCAAGAACCATAGGAATATACTGCGTATTATCTTGGATAAACTTAACATATCTTGTTACTGTCTCCAAATACATCAGAGCAACTAGTCTATTAGGGTGGCAAGAAAACTTTGTGGATAGCAGCATTGGCACCACCTCACTCAGCAATCCTTGACCATCCCGAATGGCCTCATCAGTTAGTGATTCCCCAAGTGCATATAAAAGAGAAAGTGCAGCTTCCACCTCCTCAACATTACTACTGTTGGATGAAGTTGAAATGACATTTGCCAACAAATTTCTGATGAACAAATGGGTCACACCTGGTGCTACACGGCCAACACTACGAAGTAGAACAAACAAGTCCTTCCTAAAATCAACCATTCTATCTTCCTCCTCTTTCCCAATTTTGTCCAACATGTCAATATTAGAACGGTATTCCGGATCATAACGAATCAACACAGAGATGAGTTCTAATATTTTTCCAACATGAAGCAGTTGCTTCTCCCCCAAAGGTGTAATGCTTTTCATAGTAGCAACATAACTTGAAAGAAACTGTACAACATTGAACGTGGCATCCAACTCACTGTCCTTCATTAAATGGAAAACAGAGGGCAAAACTTCATCCAAAAGCTCCATGGAGATTCCTCTAGCCTCAGAATCTATTCGTTTAAAGCAATCCAACAACTCTGTGGCATATCCTGTAAGCAAGACAGCAATATCAGAGACTAATTCAGCATTGGCATCGTCAACCACGAGCCTAAACAGGCGACTGATTTGAAGGCTCTGCAACAATGCCAGCTTTGACCGCGGTTCAATCCTCTTGGAAACAACTGCCGTCAAGCACTTAATGGCCGCACTCCGAAGCCTGTCGCCCACTCCAGCAGCCAAAACCAAATCAAACAACAAAGCACCAAAAGCATCATTCACAACCAATCCAATATCAATCCAAGAAATAAACCTCCTCATGGATTCCAACACCCCAACACAAACCTCTTCATCAACGTTCCTATACATGGAAACAATCTCATACCACGCTCTAACTATCTGACCTACACACTGCTCCCTCATTGCATCCTTTACCCGTGTGGCAACAGATATATCCTCCGGCGTTCGCGGGTAATCTAAACTAATCAGTTCATCATCAAGCGCATTCAAAACCCTACAGAACATATCTATAACCATCTTCCCTTTATTTAAGTGCGGGAAGAAATCAAGAAACACGGACGACCAAATCAAAGGGTACTCAAAGTAAATCAAAGTAACAAGAACCTGTGCAAGCTTGTTCTTTACAAAAGGGGGTCCTTCCAAAACCCTAGTCGCGCTGTTATTGGCGCCAACACCTTCGAGGCACACTATGGAAAACACTGAATGCCTGATCAATTGCTTCTCTTGAGGGTTCATTGAAGAGTAGCGAGACACAATGGCCTCGTGCAGAGTCTGCAAGCACCAAAACTGAACCTGGATTAGGTTTGAGAAGCAGAGTTTCTCAATGCACATGCTGCAAATCGATGGCTTCGCCTTTATTTGTTCACAAAAGGTTTTAGCTTGCTTTTTTAAACTGTCATCTATGGTTCCTGATTCATCGAAGTTGATGAGAATGGCTTTGTCAAGATCATCCATGATTTTATGGTGACTTTGACGAAATAGAAATGGCCGAATGGAATATTTATAGGAGATTTTAAGTGTTAGGGCTTTTGATTCTGTGATTTTTAGAATCTGTGATTCAAGGCTGAGGGTACTTATAGGTTCCAGATGACGGTGAAATGTATTGGTCGGAGGAGTTTGGATTGAGGGTACAATTTTATAGgctttttttacattttttaattttttttgtgaacATAAGAATATTTATTTTGATCGTGGGAAAAAAAAAAACGGGTCACAATAATGGCAACTTGATGGTGATAACTTTTAGGGTCCGATTCAGTGGAAATTTAAGTCGCCCCCATTCAAGAATGCCATTACATTCTCTACTGCTTTATGAAGCTCAAGTTATTTCCCCAACAACCATAAAATAAAAGTTAAGGTTTAATAACAAAGTTAGTTTGGTCTTAATGATTAAATTACTAATCTCGTTAAACAGGATTCGAATTTTTTTTTGTGccgtagaaaataaaaaaaaattaaagtttaatgaatcaaatgataatttttattttttaatgaatttttaaaaattatttattgttcCGATTTAAATTCACAAGTTtataaagtagattttctagaatttGAACTAAAAGATAAAAGTTGAATTTCTATTCttattcttttgattttttttatattttatttgaatccaaatggaagtatttttttattgatatttatgttttaaaattaatatagaataaacaaacaattaactttaaaaaatTGTATAAGTAGTATATTGAAATAAGctgattcgatttactatataTGCTGCAAAAGTAATAAATCGAATTAACTAAATTCGATTTATTATTGGTGTAACACAAAATTTACTATTGGTGTAGCAGATATAGTAAATTGAATCAACATGTAAATAAGGGAAATTTACCTAAATAAAACAGTTGACATATTTACGCAAATGCAACAGTTGAAAACTAAATATATGTTTGTCCTATTACAATTCTATATAATCGTG from Arachis ipaensis cultivar K30076 chromosome B09, Araip1.1, whole genome shotgun sequence includes these protein-coding regions:
- the LOC107618544 gene encoding exportin-T, whose translation is MDDLDKAILINFDESGTIDDSLKKQAKTFCEQIKAKPSICSMCIEKLCFSNLIQVQFWCLQTLHEAIVSRYSSMNPQEKQLIRHSVFSIVCLEGVGANNSATRVLEGPPFVKNKLAQVLVTLIYFEYPLIWSSVFLDFFPHLNKGKMVIDMFCRVLNALDDELISLDYPRTPEDISVATRVKDAMREQCVGQIVRAWYEIVSMYRNVDEEVCVGVLESMRRFISWIDIGLVVNDAFGALLFDLVLAAGVGDRLRSAAIKCLTAVVSKRIEPRSKLALLQSLQISRLFRLVVDDANAELVSDIAVLLTGYATELLDCFKRIDSEARGISMELLDEVLPSVFHLMKDSELDATFNVVQFLSSYVATMKSITPLGEKQLLHVGKILELISVLIRYDPEYRSNIDMLDKIGKEEEDRMVDFRKDLFVLLRSVGRVAPGVTHLFIRNLLANVISTSSNSSNVEEVEAALSLLYALGESLTDEAIRDGQGLLSEVVPMLLSTKFSCHPNRLVALMYLETVTRYVKFIQDNTQYIPMVLAAFLDDRGIHHPNINVSRRASYLFLRFVKLLRVKLVPFIETILQSLQDAVAQFTSMNYTTELSRSEDGSHIFEAIGLLIGMEDVPPEKQCDYLSSLLIPLCQQVEVLLVNDKTNVEANVKVAAIQHIIMAINSLSKGFNERLATSSRPTIGLMFKQTLDVLLQVLVVFPKVGSLRSKVISFIHRMVDTLGSSVFPYLPKALGQLLAESEPKEMVGFLLLLNQLMCKFNTSVHDILEESFPAVAGRVLSVIAGDALLLGPGAVTAITEEVRELQELQQTFLSFLHVVATHNLSSVFLSPQNREYLDQIMQLLLYSSCNHKDILVRKACVQIFIRLIKDWCGQPYEEKVPGFRNFMIQTFAINCCLYSVLDRSFEFHDANTHILFGEIVLAQKVMFDKFGNEFLVYFVSKGFSSAHCPPHLAEQYGQKLQEADIKELKSFYKSLIENLRIQQNGSLVFR